From the Bernardetia sp. genome, the window CTAAGGAAGAACTTATAGAAAGAATCAATCAGATAGATAATCCGTCTGAACTGTTGCGCTTACGTGTTTTTTTTGATAATGAGGAAATAAATGAAGAAGAAACACAAGAGGGGGTAGATGAGTATAGCAAAATGATTGATGAAATATTGTCTATCTACAAACAGAAGGATGAGCCTCTTTTGGTGCGTCAAGAACTGCCATCTATCAGCAAGTTACAACAATTTGAAAATCGTTTTGCTCCTATAATGTTTTGGTTCAGTATTTTGATGTTGATGCTGATGGGCTTTATCATTATGTTTAGTTTTTCTCCACAGTCTCGTGCATTGGTTACGCCTTTTGTGTTGTGGCAATCTACACTCATATATGGAATTTTGATGACTATTCCACTAGCCGAGTTAATCTATGTCATCTACTTAAAAAATAAAGAAGGATTAAAAGTTTCTAATGCCCAGCTTATTTTTCGTGCTGTGGCTATTCCCCTAATGCCTTTGCGAATGGGTGCAAGGCGTTTGTCAGATAGTGAATGGCTTTGGATTCCGTTTTGGAAGTGGAGTAAGTGTAATGATATACTTTTAGAAGAGCTAAAAAGAAAGTTTAGTATGCCCATGATTGGTATTGCCCTTCTTATTATTCCTATTTTATTTATAGACTTAAATAAAACAGTAGGCGAACAGGTGGCTGCTCGTGTGCCAGATATTAGTCTGTATTTGGAAGCTGTTCAGGCATTTATTTGGGTGGCTTTTACGTTTGAATTTATCCTTATGTTTTCTGTTACGAAAGACAAGCTAGACTATTGTAAAGCGAATTGGATAGATTTATTTATTATTTTACTTCCTTTGGTTTCTTTCCTAAGAACTTTTAGAGCTATTCAAGGCTTGGCAAGAGTAAACCAAGTAGCGAGAGCATACCGTTTTAAAGGAGTAATTACGAAAGTTAGAGAGGCTTTAGTTTTGGCTGATATGGTACAGCGAATTATGTATCCTAACCCAGAAACACAACTTAGAGCTTTGCAGAAAAAAATTCAGAAAAACAGACGAGAAAAGCTACACCTAGAAAAACAAGTGGAAATGGCTGTCAGAAGAATCAAAAAACGCAGGGAAAAACGAGAACTCAAAAAGAAAGAAAAAGCACAGAGGGAAGTAAACAAGCGAAAAAATAATGCTTAAATTTTCACACTAAAAAGTCTTATTTCTGTTAGGTAGAGATAAGACTTTTGTTTAAATGGTAGTTGCGTCTCAAGAATTGATTGCTTCTAAAATAGTGTCTTTGTACTGAATATCAAGATTATGAAACTCTCCATCTGGGTATTTTCTTGCTAATTCTGCTCGTCCAGCTTTTACGGCAAGGGCAAACCAAGTGATGGCAGGAAGAAGTTTACGATGTTTTTTTAAGCCATATTTTTTAGACATTTCTGTTTTCCATTCTGTAAAATACCACTCCATAGAAGGTTGATGAAAGGCTTTTAAAGCTCTTTTGTCGAATACGAAGTTTTCTGGACGATGTTTGGCTACATGAGCTGAAATAGCATTGAAAAGAATTTTAAAATCCTCTTCTGGCATATATTCGTGTATTGCCTCACAGACCATAGTGTTTGATTTTGGAATCCAATAAAGGTTGGCAATTTCGTTTTGTTGTAGAACTTCTACTTCAAAAGGAAGTTCTAAATATTCATTTTTTTTAGATTGTGCAGCTTGCATAATTGATAAAAAATTGGAATGAGAAAAATAATTAGTTTAAAAAAATGATACTTTTTAATAAAATATCTAGTAGCATATCTGTTTTTTTATAGATATTGTTTAATTTTTTTTTAAAATATATCTACTTACTGAAAAATAAATCAACAAAATAGTCATTGTGTTGAAATAATTAACCTTACAAGTAAAACAAAAGTATCCTTCTTACAGACTCTTCCGTATAATAGATTAAACAACGTACAGACTGTTTTTCAAAAACTCATTAAAGTTTTGTATTTTAGAGTTTTAGTAAAAACTACACTTCAAACTAATCACTATTTATTTTATCTTTTCACACTTAAATCTCAAAGAAATTATGAACATTATGAAAGTCGTTAAGGTGGCTGTTTTGGTAGTCGTGGCTATTGTAGCTCTCAAAATTGTAGGTGCATTGCTAGTAGGTGCACTATCTACACTATTTACCTTTGCTGTAATTATTGGAGGAGTTTATCTTCTTTACAGTATTTTTAAGTCTTAGATGGACATGAAAACTTTGTAAAAAAGTATTCCAAACATCTTCGAATTGTTAAAAACCTTATGAGTTAGTCTTATAAGGTTTTTTTGTTGTATTTTTATAAAAAAAATACAAATACCTCATCCACTAAAATTATCTTTAAGAAAATTACATAACTGTATAAAATTTTGACAACTCTATCCTACCTTCATCACTTCAAAAAAGGCACTCATTTTTTAATATTGCTACTGTTTTTCGCTGTCTTATTCCTATCTACTAGCTATTCTGCTTATGCAACCCATATTGTAGGAGGCGAACTTGAATTTACCCACATTCAAGGAAATAGGTATCGTATCGGAATGGTAAAATATTTTGATGCTGTAAATGGAAATCCAGGGGCGATTGGAGAAACTGCTAAAATAGGTGTTTTTTCTAAACGGGATGATAGACAGTTGCTTTTCTTAGAAATTCCTCGTATTTCTGATGAGCCAGTTCCTTATACAGACCCAGACTGTGCTATCGGAACACTACTTGTGCGTCGTATTTATTATGCACAAGAAATAACCCTAGACCGTTCTCGTTTCAATGAGCAAGAAGGCTACTATATGGTTTGGGAGCGTTGTTGTAGAAATAATATTATCAGTAATATTATAGCTCCTGAAAATGCTGGACTAACCATGTATTTAGAATTTCCTGCTTTAGTAGATAGAAATGGCAATCCTTTTATCAACTCTGCGCCTCAAATATTTCCTCCACTTAGTGATTATGTGTGTGTCAATCAGCCTTTTTTCTTCGACTTTAGTGGTGCAGACCCAGATGGCGATGAACTTCGTTATCGTCTTACTGTTCCTATCAATGGAAATAGTACTTTTGATGACCCTCGTATAGACCCTCGTCCTGGACCTTATTCACTTGTGGAATTTGTGCCTGGAATAACACTTAATAATATGGTGCCAGGCAGTGTGCCTCTTAGTATAGACCAAGATGGAATTATTTCATTAACAGCTTCCCAAACAGGTCTTTATGTATTTGCTATTGCCGTAGATGAGTTTCGAAATGGAGTCAAAATAGGAGAGGTGCGACGAGATTATCAACTTTTAGTAATTGATTGTCCGACAGCTACAAAACCTAATTTGGCATTTCAAGCCAATGCAGAACCTAACCGTTATGTAGAAGGAACAACTATTATCCTTGACCCAAATGAAGATAGATGTGGAAATCTTTTGGTTACAGATTCTGACCCAAATACTGTTATTTCTGCACGAGTAAAACCTATTAATTTTACAGATGGAAGTGGAATTTTACTAGAAAATGGAGGAAATATTAGCGGTGCTGGCGATGAGCTTTCTTTAGGTGTTTGTTTTCCAAAATGTCCATTAAATATTAATGACCCAACCGAGCCATATATTATGGATTTTATTGTGGCAGATAATAGCTGTGCTGTGCCACTTTTAGATACGATTCGTGTTAATGTTTTGATAAGAAATCCTCCAAATGACCCTCCAACTTTTGTAACAGATGCTACTTTTGATGCTGCAACAAATTGTTATATCAAAGAAGTAGTAGTAGGTAATCAACTTGTTATCAATACAACAGCAGATGACCCTAATGGAGATTCGCTTCAAGTAAATATAAATGGTTTGCCAGCAGGAGCTTCTTATACAGGACAAACACAAGGACAACCTGTTTTGAACGGACAGCTAACATGGACACCTGATTGTAACGTACTTGCTCCAAATCAGACAGAGCAAACCTTTGATGTAAGTTTTACTACAACCGACCAACGAAATTGTGATAATCCTTCTCAAGTAGAAACTTGTTTGAAAATCAAAGTTTTGAAAGATACTACACAAAATCGTGCGCCAGATATAACTACTAACCTAACCTTTGACCCAACTACAAATCAATATGTTTATGATAGTGTTTTTGTAGGTGAGGTTATTGATTTTAATACACTTGCTACTGACCCAGATGGCGATAGTTTGAGCGTAGAATTTGTTCCTCAAAATTTTAATGCTAGTGGAAGAAATATTTCTTATTCTCCTTTGCAGGGAATTGGAAGTATAAATTCTAATTTTTCTTGGCAGACAAGTTGTGAAGATTTGAATGACCCACGTAGCGCACAGACTTTTGTAATGAATTTTAATGTAACTGACTATGATGCGTGTGGAGATGCTAGTCTGACAGACCAAATACAAGTGCGTGTAGTGCTTTTACCACGTCCAAATATTCGTCCTACTATTCGTGCTTCTTTAGTGTACGATTCGGCTCGTATGACATATTATGATACGCTTACTTTGGGAGAACCTTATCGTTTTACGCTTACAGGAGACGATGCTAACGGAGATAGTATCTTGATTACAGGAAATGGAGTAGGATTTAATTTTGCTGAATTTCAAATGCAGTTTACTGAAGTAAGTGGACGACCTGTTCAAACAACAGATTTTGTTTGGAATACTAGCTGTGAGCAAACTAACATTCCTATTGGAGAACCAATAAATTTGAAATTTCAAGTAACAGATTTTAATGAGTGTGAAAGTTCATTGGATGAAGAGATTGATGTACAACTGATTGTACTTCCTCCAGACCCAAACAACACAGCTCCAGAAGCTAAACCAGAAATTACTACTTTCAACGACCTTGAACAGGTTTTTGTAGATACTGTTTTTGTTGGTGATGCTATTTCTTTTGATGTTTTAGGGCTAGATGCACAGCGAGATAGTGTACTTTTGTATGCAGAAGGTGTTGGTTTTGACCTTTCAGATTTTAACATGACTTTCCCACAAGTGAATGACTTTGCTCCAGTAGAAAGTACGTTTGATTGGCAAACCTTGTGTGAATATTTGGGTGAAGAACCAGTAGCTAATCCACAAAGAGAGTTTTTGATAGACTTTATTATCAGAGATTTTAATGAGTGTCAAGAATCTTTAGAAGACACAACTAGAGTAAAATTGGTTTTATTATATGAGCGAAATCCGAACCGTGCGCCAGAAATATCGGCTAATCTAACCTTTGATGCTGCACAAGATTTGTATATCCGTCCAGTGCGTGTAGATGAGTTTGTTCGTTTCAATGTAACAGGAGAAGATGCAGATAACAGTGTTCTTTCTTTAGAAGGAAGGGGCGTAGATTTCAATTTTACTGATTTGAATATGAACTTTGAAGATGTTTTTGGTACACCAACTCTAACAAGTGAGTTTACATGGCAGCCTTTGTGTTCAGATCTTGGTTTTCAGAATGCTGATACGTCGTATATTGCTGAATTTATAGTAACTGACATTGCCAACTGTGATATTATTTATACAGATACTATAAGAGTTCGTTTTGACCTTACTGTCGACTCACAGAATACACCTCCTAGCTTAGAGCTTCAAAATACTGATTCTATCTCTATAACAAATCCAGATGAATATGTTGTTCGTATAGGTGTAGGACAAGAAGTTATTATTCCTACGCTTGCCAATGATGTAGATGGCGACAAATTAGCCTTATCTGCTCGTGGTGTAGGATTTAATTTATCAGACTTGGGGATGCAATATGAAAATAAACAGGGTTTCCCAGTTCTTGAAAGCGATTTTTCTTGGACTCCAGAATGTGATATTTTAGAAGGTGAGTTTAGTAAAGAATTTAAAGTCATCTTTACTGCTTCTGATACTACTCGTTGTGGTTTGCGTGCTTCTACTCCAAAAATACTTACTATTATTGTAGAAGATGAAACTGTCAATCTTGATTTTACACCAGCTAATGTCTTTACACCAAACGGAGATGGAAAAAATGATACTTTCTACATTCCAAATCTTCCACAGGATGATTGTAACGACCAGTTTCAAGGCGTTGAGATTTATAACCGTTGGGGACAGCTTCTCTTTGAAAGCACCGACCGTAATTTTGAGTGGGATGGAGGTAATGCCATTTCAGGACAATATTATTTCCTTATCAAATACAGAAACAAAACGTATAAAAACTGGCTGACTATTTTGAGAGATTAGTAAAACTCTATTCTTATTAAAAAGACAAAACCGTATTCTGAAAAGAGTACGGTTTTTTTAGGTGTCAAATGAATAATTTATTTCATCTTGTATTTTTTGTAAAATTTCTTTTTTACTTCCATATGAGGTAATAGTTTTTCACTTGTTAAATCTTGATAAACAGCTAAACTATCTTGGTCTTTTTCTATTATCCAATGTTTTTGAGGAGGGTTATTCCATATAAAGTTTACTCCCATAGAAGGATGACAACTTAATGAGGTGTTTTGGTCAATTTCTAAATTGCTTATAAAGTCTTTATCATCAATTCTCTTAACTAAAAAATCAATATTTAATTTGTGTTGAAAGTCATAAACATCTAAAGAATCGTATTGCACTTTATTTAGGGCTTTCAGTATGATTTCTTTGTTTTTATTATGAACCTTTAAAGTATCTTTTTTTAAAACGATATAATTAGTAAATTCATTTTTTATGAATTCTAACATACTATTTTTGTCTTCATCATCCGTTGCTGGAAATAGAGTATCATTTCTTATTTCGTAAGGAAAATTCATTGGCTCTATACCACCTCCGAAAATATTAACATAATTACTGTCTATATTTATAGAGGTAATTTTTGTGTAACATTCACAAGGTAAGTCATTTTCAAGCATTCTAAATAACTGTGATTGATATAATTTTTATAGATACTTTTTACAGCAGTTTTTTCATTTGAATTGCTTGATGAACACCCAAAAAGGGCAAAACAAAATAGTAGTAGAAGTAATGTATATTTTCTCATTTATATTAAATTTTCGGTACTGCCCTATCGGGCTGACCTTTATTAAAGATAGGTCAGTCTCGTCAGAGCAGACCGAAAAAAAGAAGAAACTGAATTATCTCCCTTCCAAATAATCTCTCAAATATTCAAAATCTTCTCCGAGGTCTTTATTTTTGGCAACAGTTGCTCTTTTTATTCTATATCCATCCGTAAAGTTATGTTCTTTTAGATAATGAGGATTGTCTTCAAAAAGTAGATAAGGCAAAACTTGGTCTATAAGTTCTCTACCAAAATCTCTGGAAGCATCTCTAGGAAGCTCACAAGGTAAATTATCCACTGCCATAACGGTTACATTTGCTTCGTCAGAAAAAGGTTTTTCCTCGCTTTCTGTTTTGGTATTGTAATCATAAAATGGCTCTGCTATCGTTGAAGGACGTTTTGTAGAAGGAATAGAGCCTTCAATATCGCAAGTAATATCTGCAATAACTTTTACTTTGAAATCATCTTGTTTCATTTCGTCTTTGGTAAACAAAACAGGCGATTTCGGATTCCAGTAGGCAGCAGCAATAAGCAAATCAGTTTCTTTTGTGAAATCTGAAAAATGACTTTCATAATTTGCTGCATTATTATAAAAATCCTTTAAATCAAACTCTTTGTTTTCTTTTGTTTTGCCTTTCTTAAAATGATAATCTTTTGAGCGAAGGCGAGTAAAGACAGCTTCATCAAATGTTTTGTTCAAATACTCTTCTGGACTGACTTCTTTTATTTTCATTCCTTCCAAAACTTCTACCGAACCTTTGGCTACTCTTCCCCCTCCCGTAACGGCAATTTTGATAGCTGGCAATTTGACTTTTTCAAACTCGCTCCACATTTCTTCCATATCAAAACATTCGTTGGCTGGCTTCAAATCAAACAAGCCAAAACGCTTTCCATACGTCAAAATACCATTATATGCTCCTACAATTCCTGCATAACGTCCAAAGGCAATCACTCGCTGCCCTGCTGCATTGGTCAAGACTTCGTAGTCTATTAGACGAATATTTTTTTCAATGATTTTTTCTAATAAATCTCTATTATACGGTTGCTTTTTGATGGTATGAGAGAAAAATAAATAGGTTTTATCAGAGATAAGTTGTGGCTTTGGAACTTCTTTTACACCTAATAAAATATTTGCTTCGCTTATATCTTCTGTAATTCTACACCCTGCTTCCTTGTATTCTTCTTCTGAAAAACAACGAATTGGACTCGGCTGCACTAAAATTTCAAAATCTTTATCTGTTTGTCTGTATTTATCTAAAACTTCTTGGCATTGTGTAGGAGTAAGAGCGACACGACGGTCGGGTGGCGTTTTGCCTTCTCTGATAAGGGCAATTTTTTGCATATAAAATCTGTATTTTGTGTGCTTGATTTATTTTTGCTGCAAATTACGAAAATGTCAATAATATAGCATTCAAAAAGACTTTTTTACTTTTGTAGTATCTCAATAGCTCATTATCATCTATACAACTTTATACTCATAAATGAAAATTAAATATGCCTTTTTACTATTGTTATTTATAGTTTTTTCGTGCAATGCAAAATCTGAAAAGAAATCTAATGAGCAACAAGAGAAACAAAATTTGATTGTGGAAACTCCAACCATAACTAAGAAAGATATTGCTAAAGAAACTCCTGTTGAAACCAATAATAAGACAAAAATCATAAACGAACCTTTAGAAAATTTCACAAAAGTTGATACAGTATTTTTTGAAATCAACAATACAGATTCTTCTTATTTAGGTAGAAGTCAAATGGGAGACAACGGTTGGGGATATGCCAATGTAATCAATGATTCTATCATATTTGCTTATGATGATTACTATTTCAATATGAAATTACTGAATGTCAATACTGGTCAAATAGACACTGTTGTGTATCACGACATTGATTTTAACTTTCAGAGTTTTGAAGCTATCAGAGGAGAAGTTTTTAGGCAAACACATAAAAATTTGTATAGATTTGATAGCAATCTCAATCTAAAAGATTCTATTTCAGTTAGTGAAAGTGTATCTACTAATTATGCTCAATACGATTTTGTAGAGGATTTTCATAGTAGCCCAAAGGGAATAAATATTGATTACCCTAAGGGATTTACAAAGAAAAGTATCAAAAAATCTGACCTCACAGAAAAACCTTATTTAAAGCGAATAAATGATTCTACGTTACAATATGGAGCAGTTTTCTACAAAGTAAAACTACTACCAAAAAATCAAACCTTTATTTTCCATTACAAAGACAAAATATATTCTGTTTATGATATAGAAGGAAAACATATATTACTGATTCATTATTATGATAGTCCTTTGAAAGGCTATTGAACAAGTGAAACAACATGCTTATCGTTCCTTGTCATTTAAAAGATAGAGGTTTATCGCTCCTATGGGTTCTGTAATTTTGAAATTCCTGTCATCTATTTGTACTAAAACTAATAGTTTTTTTCCGTGAGCAAACTTTCGCCTACCTTGAAAGGCGAAGATATCCAAAAGCATTGTTATACTCCACTCATCTAAATAATTTAAGTGCCTAAAAACTATTACTGTACCATTTTGATGGACTTCATAATCGTATAAGCAATCGTTGAGAGCATCGAAATTTTTACCATAATAATCTGGAAAGTTTAGCTTCTGTTGTAGGTCATAATGTAGTTCTGTCTTGTTTGATAGAAAGTTTCCTTCAAATTCTATTATCTCATAACTTTTGTCTTCCAGTAACTTAATATCATAATCTAATACGCTTTCTTTGTGATACAACCTCACGAAACCATTTCCTATTATACTCAAATCGACATTTTTATCTCTTAGTTGTTGTCTTTTTTTAGCTTTATCTTCGTGGTCTGCCATTGTAGAAAATTAAGAATTACGTAATCTTATTTAACGTAAAATATGAAATATTTCTTATTTTGTTTTACTCATCCTCCAAAGTCTTCAAAAAACTTATAACATCTTTAATTTCCTGTTCTGAAAGATTCAAAGGCTTGACTGGTAGAGTCTGATATTTTAAATCAATTCCGATGCCTGCTCCACCACCACGGTTATAAAAGTCCATCACTTCTTCTAGTGTCTGATATACGCCATTGTGCATATAAGGAGCAGTTTTGGAGATATTTCGAAGTGTTGGAGTTTTGAAAAAGTGCTTTTTTTCTTCTGTTTGAAAAACATTGTATCTACCCAAATCTGTATCTATTTTAGCATTTATAGTATCGTTTTGAGTAGGAACACCAAGCAGTTCTATTTCAGATTCTTTGAAAGAAGTTGGAACAGTTCCGTTGAAAAGCGGTGCAAAATGACACGTCGCACAGGCTGCCTTTCCCATAAAAAGATTGAAGCCATTGATTTCATTTTGGGTAAATGTATTTTCTATTCCCCTCATATTTTTGTCTAACTTGGAAGAAAATGGCGACAAACTTCGGATATAATCTGCCATTGCTGTACGGATATTTTGCTCTGTTAGGCTATCTGGATAAAGTTCTGCAAAGGTTTTGACGTATTCCGAGTTTTCTCTGACAGCAGAAAGCATAATCTCAGCATTGGTATGAAATTCTGTTTCATTATTGATAACTGATACAATTTGTCCTTCTAAGCTGCCTGCTCGGTTGTCGTGAAAAAATCCTTTTTGAAGTGCTGCATACGTTAGGGTTGGACTGTTTCTTTTTTGTCCTTCTGAAATTTTCTTTCCATCTGTAAAAGCTAAATCTTGGCTATGGCAAGTGGCACAGCTCATTTTTTTGTTTCTAGAAAGGTTTGTATCATTAAAAAGCTGTTTTCCCAAAACGACTTTGTCTTTCGAAATCTGTCCTAATTTTTGGTCAGAAAAGAAGTTGAGGTTAAAAGTAGAATCAGAAAAAAGTGAAGTCGCATCATTTTGAATGGCAAGCTCTAGTGGAAAATCTACATTCCAGTCTTTTACTGTTTTGTTCCAAAGTTGAA encodes:
- a CDS encoding gliding motility-associated C-terminal domain-containing protein, with translation MTTLSYLHHFKKGTHFLILLLFFAVLFLSTSYSAYATHIVGGELEFTHIQGNRYRIGMVKYFDAVNGNPGAIGETAKIGVFSKRDDRQLLFLEIPRISDEPVPYTDPDCAIGTLLVRRIYYAQEITLDRSRFNEQEGYYMVWERCCRNNIISNIIAPENAGLTMYLEFPALVDRNGNPFINSAPQIFPPLSDYVCVNQPFFFDFSGADPDGDELRYRLTVPINGNSTFDDPRIDPRPGPYSLVEFVPGITLNNMVPGSVPLSIDQDGIISLTASQTGLYVFAIAVDEFRNGVKIGEVRRDYQLLVIDCPTATKPNLAFQANAEPNRYVEGTTIILDPNEDRCGNLLVTDSDPNTVISARVKPINFTDGSGILLENGGNISGAGDELSLGVCFPKCPLNINDPTEPYIMDFIVADNSCAVPLLDTIRVNVLIRNPPNDPPTFVTDATFDAATNCYIKEVVVGNQLVINTTADDPNGDSLQVNINGLPAGASYTGQTQGQPVLNGQLTWTPDCNVLAPNQTEQTFDVSFTTTDQRNCDNPSQVETCLKIKVLKDTTQNRAPDITTNLTFDPTTNQYVYDSVFVGEVIDFNTLATDPDGDSLSVEFVPQNFNASGRNISYSPLQGIGSINSNFSWQTSCEDLNDPRSAQTFVMNFNVTDYDACGDASLTDQIQVRVVLLPRPNIRPTIRASLVYDSARMTYYDTLTLGEPYRFTLTGDDANGDSILITGNGVGFNFAEFQMQFTEVSGRPVQTTDFVWNTSCEQTNIPIGEPINLKFQVTDFNECESSLDEEIDVQLIVLPPDPNNTAPEAKPEITTFNDLEQVFVDTVFVGDAISFDVLGLDAQRDSVLLYAEGVGFDLSDFNMTFPQVNDFAPVESTFDWQTLCEYLGEEPVANPQREFLIDFIIRDFNECQESLEDTTRVKLVLLYERNPNRAPEISANLTFDAAQDLYIRPVRVDEFVRFNVTGEDADNSVLSLEGRGVDFNFTDLNMNFEDVFGTPTLTSEFTWQPLCSDLGFQNADTSYIAEFIVTDIANCDIIYTDTIRVRFDLTVDSQNTPPSLELQNTDSISITNPDEYVVRIGVGQEVIIPTLANDVDGDKLALSARGVGFNLSDLGMQYENKQGFPVLESDFSWTPECDILEGEFSKEFKVIFTASDTTRCGLRASTPKILTIIVEDETVNLDFTPANVFTPNGDGKNDTFYIPNLPQDDCNDQFQGVEIYNRWGQLLFESTDRNFEWDGGNAISGQYYFLIKYRNKTYKNWLTILRD
- a CDS encoding NAD(P)-dependent oxidoreductase, giving the protein MQKIALIREGKTPPDRRVALTPTQCQEVLDKYRQTDKDFEILVQPSPIRCFSEEEYKEAGCRITEDISEANILLGVKEVPKPQLISDKTYLFFSHTIKKQPYNRDLLEKIIEKNIRLIDYEVLTNAAGQRVIAFGRYAGIVGAYNGILTYGKRFGLFDLKPANECFDMEEMWSEFEKVKLPAIKIAVTGGGRVAKGSVEVLEGMKIKEVSPEEYLNKTFDEAVFTRLRSKDYHFKKGKTKENKEFDLKDFYNNAANYESHFSDFTKETDLLIAAAYWNPKSPVLFTKDEMKQDDFKVKVIADITCDIEGSIPSTKRPSTIAEPFYDYNTKTESEEKPFSDEANVTVMAVDNLPCELPRDASRDFGRELIDQVLPYLLFEDNPHYLKEHNFTDGYRIKRATVAKNKDLGEDFEYLRDYLEGR
- a CDS encoding barstar family protein, giving the protein MADHEDKAKKRQQLRDKNVDLSIIGNGFVRLYHKESVLDYDIKLLEDKSYEIIEFEGNFLSNKTELHYDLQQKLNFPDYYGKNFDALNDCLYDYEVHQNGTVIVFRHLNYLDEWSITMLLDIFAFQGRRKFAHGKKLLVLVQIDDRNFKITEPIGAINLYLLNDKER
- a CDS encoding cytochrome-c peroxidase, with the protein product MKHFALLLTFLSIVLLVACNSSNKETKQAISKEITTPFQEIENIYLSHIENCINNLEASKTALNLIDKDTAYNKIHIQKSQNHYKEARRSFKKIESILAFVDGENYKTLNAPNILKVEEEDATNIKIIEPFGFQVLEELLFLEEIEQETIKDIQKTADKTLQRLRLISNNTDLSVYKNYHFLWLFRDAIFRVALTGITGFDSPSGLSLEDNKIVYQELENYLTLFEKEFKNQQLYQDWKNALQKSSQFLTENETTNFEYFDRYSFIKNHTEKQIQLWNKTVKDWNVDFPLELAIQNDATSLFSDSTFNLNFFSDQKLGQISKDKVVLGKQLFNDTNLSRNKKMSCATCHSQDLAFTDGKKISEGQKRNSPTLTYAALQKGFFHDNRAGSLEGQIVSVINNETEFHTNAEIMLSAVRENSEYVKTFAELYPDSLTEQNIRTAMADYIRSLSPFSSKLDKNMRGIENTFTQNEINGFNLFMGKAACATCHFAPLFNGTVPTSFKESEIELLGVPTQNDTINAKIDTDLGRYNVFQTEEKKHFFKTPTLRNISKTAPYMHNGVYQTLEEVMDFYNRGGGAGIGIDLKYQTLPVKPLNLSEQEIKDVISFLKTLEDE